CAGAGTttatgaaggtcagatggacatgaagagcagccagaaactcctgaacactcagatggatgaagcagaacaccttgtcctggtacagtcctctctcctctttaaagatctgtgtgaacactcctgagtacactgaggctgctctgatatcgatgccacactttgtcaggtctgattcataaaagatcaggtttcctttctgcagctgatcaaaagccagttttccaaGAGATTTAATCATCTTCCTGCTTTCTGGATCCCAATGTGGATCTGTcacagctcctccatcatacttgaccttcttcactttggcctgaaccaccaggaagtagatgtacatctcagtcaagGTCGTGGgtagctgtcctccctctctggttttcagcacatcctccagaactgtagcagtgatccagcagaagactgggatgtgacACATGATGCGGAGGCtttgtgatgtcttgatgtgggaaaTGATCCTGCTGACATGTTTGTTAGCAcagaatctcttcctgaagtactcctccttctgtgggtcagtgaaccctctgacctctgtcaccatgtcaaCACATTCAGGAGAGatttgattggctgctgcaggtcgtgtggttatccagaggcgagcagaggggAGCAGGTTcgccctgatgaggtttatcagcagtacatccactgaggtggactttcttgGGTCAGATAGGATcttagttttgtggaagtccagaggaagtcgacactcatccagaccatcaaagatgaacacaacctggaagtcttcgaAGTtacagattcctgcttctttggtttcattaAAGAAGTGATggacaagttccaccaagctgaacttttcctctttcagcacattcaactctctgaaagtgaatggaaacatgaactggatgtcctggttggctttgtcttcagcccagtccagggtggatttctgtgttaagactgttttcccaatgccagccactccctttgtcagcactgttctgattggttcatctcttccaggtgagggtttaaagatgtcttctcgTCTGATTACTCTTTCTGATCTGTCTGCTTTCTTAAAAGCTATTTCAATCTGTCTGATCTCATGTTGATCACTGATTTCGGCTATTCCTCCccctgtgatgtagagctctgtgtagatctgattcagaagggttgggtttcctgctttagcgatgccctcaaaaacacactggaacttcttcttcagcttaGATTTAAGGAAAGGCTGACAGTTCTGAAGAGcctctgaataaataaatccataaaataacaacagattagaaaaacattttttacggAGTGGTTGTTAGcctttttaaaatagtttttatttGCTAAGATCGGCTCAgatccaaaaacacaaaaaagaagaaatgtcaAAAATTAAAGCTGCACAAACCTGCTTTTAAGATGTAGAGGAAATGGTTTCAGTCACATTATTACTACACTGACAAGTTTGAGTTTGGACATTGTTTATATTCTAGTTTGGGCTCTTATTCCTTGTAGTTTTTGAACTTCAGTGAATCTACCAGGAGGAGAGACCGCACATAGAATTTTTCCCTGTTACCAGcattgtcatgatcctgggtcatgTTGAcccagcattcttagtttttgtgtgtttttgtattttgttctttatttatgccaTGGTTCCTAGGTTCTACTGTTAAGATGTTGCTTATTTGATTTCTTGACTTTACCACCTGTGTGACCcatctgtgtatctgtgagtcCTCGTTCCCCCTccctgtgttttattccatgttttagtgtgtgtgtgcatagaCCATCCCTCTGTCCCTTTTTGTGTGGTTTGATGGAGTGcaaaattttatttctttaatttattttaatatacttACCTTCCTTCACTGTGAGCTCTTGTTTCCTTAGTGATtaaatttttgttatttttcaggaAACTCATTTCTTAAATTATACCTTACTCTCTGCCTAGGATATTCCATGTAATTAGCATGTtacagaggtgggaagtaatgaagtacaaatactcAATTAGTGCACTtcagtagaattttcaggtatctgtactttagtACTTTAGAGTATttctttttctgacaactttttactattactccctacatttataaacaaatatgcacacttttttctcctcacattttcaaaacagagtAATTAATTTTGGTTCTATACTTATATAGGAAAAGTGGGCCGCACTTTCACTAAGCAAGACATTTTAACAAATGGTCTCAAAGAGCTCCTTGAAATGCTTTTCCCCTTGTTTGGATTGTTGTGTTATTTACACAACTTCAACCCTAAGGTTGAAAAATACATTCAGCTTCATTTGATGCTCAGCTTGGGATACAAAAAATCATCACCAAACTTTTTAAAGAATCTCCTGTTCAGTTacaatttaaataactgtaaCTTCTGCACAGTCACATTAAGTTTTTGTAAACATACACATGTAAAACTAAATTGGGAGAACAAAATCCCCCCTAAGCACAATACTTTAGTTTACTACTatgtaaaaacaacacaattaaaatccTTGGTACAACTTATACCCTATTTCATCTCATTACTTTTTGGTTTTGTACATGTGATGGTTGAGGTCAGACTGGTCTTTTGGACATCTTCTAAAAGGCATTTTAAACTAACGACCTTCAAATTCGTCCATGGCCTTGTTAGACAAACCAATCAAAGACACAATTCTTAAAGATAAAAAAGCCTCACCCTGCTGAGCAGATGGATCCGAATATAAACGCAGCTGAGAGAAGAGAAATGGATCTATTCTCTGAAGATGTCTGATCATTATCTTACAGGCTCTGTCCCCTTTCTTCCTCACTGTGTCGATGGTGCACCGTGCCTTATCTGCTCTGACTGAGTTCTCCTCCAGTGTCGATTCTTTCTCCAATTCATTTAAAACACCATCACTTACAAGGGCTTCAAGGAGCTGTGTAAGAATTTCTGCAGATACCCTTGAAACAAAGGCTGACCGCACCCTGGCAAGCTCCTCTTCTataggaagaagaaaaagacacaaacacttATGTTATTATTCTCCTCTGggactaaaaaaacaaaaacaaatagtttAACTTGGTTAAATTAAAACTCCATCATCTCAACTTAAAATACTGAATTTGTGGattgaaaatagaaaataaaataaaattgtgacTACTTATACATAGAACTGCTGATGATGTAATTTTCACCACTTAGAAGAATAAATACATAGAATAAACCACTAATAAAGACTCAGACGAATAAATGTCAGGTGTCAGTCTcagacgaaaaaatgtcaggtctcagactcagacTGTACTTTGAgtttgtacttttattacaagcattgtactgtaaaagcaacaggctgcaccctgcttcagctcctgtgcagagctgaatattaaatatgtgcaaacagcagcatgttttcagtctcttgccacatctgtaaagacagtaaaatcgtttttaaaagcttgtacttcagtaactcctcattaatcaggaactatggattgaagtactgtagtgtactgtaatactgaaaaaatgtacgagaagaacttcagatcctgagtgtgtgaggacagaagaatcagctttatttcaatattgagggataaaatttatatttgagtttgatggttctgttgtctttgtgattacaggagctgccctcagattcagacctcagcatcACCCAGTGACaacagacagatcatccaacatgttcacatgttaactgcaaaatgaactgatgaaaacagtacaaagctTAAAGTACCGCATGTGCTGTAGTGAaggctgcagctttattgataaagttaaagacaaaaaaacaaaatgattaatcactcatgtaactgtgtcactatatatcagcattaacaggacctcaggttgtatctcagacctgcacagcttccgttttaaacacttaatgtactcagctgcatgaagagaaTATGAGATTTTgtctaacacaattaaataaaacctgatgaaggtcaaaggtcgtcacttgtatgttgaactacaaacttgtcatctggaattctttcacagttttttgcagatagtgtgttatttatcataatataatatctttatgtaaaaacccggagcctctggggagtatccaagtatttataacattacacaaaccaaaggtctccatcacagtgttcataatatgctgggtttatccatctcctggggcgggcctacggaggagtgctgaagatttccctgtgagggagctgctggtgaagatcatgagtcctgcttgatcaatgcgatgagcttcagtcttcctggtgttgcttaaatgatgcctctctcagtgggtcaacagaacatctggcacaggacagctgtgatgaaagaaagggaagaagtttctccaaacctctggacccaggaaacccagcttggtcctgatggtctccctcactagtttctcgcCAGGGTGACTGTAGATGTTGATATAATATTgactattattaaatgaaaagaacaaattacactactgaaaccttctgctgctgtttttaaagttttcatgTTACCAtgctgtagagggctctgaagatttaaacagttttagatccatgacactcacagtcttatgttaaaatctcaaaggacagcattatatttttgatattaacagtaactctgggcttctgtagagtgtgcagatgatctcatcgctgtctaaaaatggattaaaaaaacataagaagtgctgaatccttcaataacacagactattagagtagcaggtgtgtagcatcgctaactagctagcaacaagcctccaacacagtgcaTATGCTAACGGCTAATCTAGCTAACAAATTAATAAACAGAGTGATTTTaaaactataagatgataagctgtgtgtctttttttataacagtgacatggttgtatttaccttaattaaacaAATCGTCAGTCGtggtaaaccagcaaaaaagctggagcagccgggctacgtaaaaagtgcaggggggcgtgtttgcggtcatgtccagcgggtgtgtgggcaGGAGCattacacagtcgctccaccttAAGTCACTActccaaatttgcaagatgTCAGCCTCCATCTGAGACtgaaacctgacattttttcgtctgagtctgagacctgacatttttttgtctgagactgatacctgacaacttttcgtctgagtctgagacctgacattttttcgtctgAGACTGAggcctgacattttttcgtctgagacctgacattttttcgtccGAGTCTGacacctgacattttttcgtctgAGACTGATACCTGACagcttttttcctgagacctgacgaTGTCCTAAAATGTACACCGTACAGGggtgttattcactaccttgtgttgctcatagaggtaactgtgagaaagtgtgtatacacctgcggAGCGCTAACGTTTGCATTTTCTTGTCTACAGCATTACAGTTCTTCATCTGGTTTGATCATGTGATCTATAACAGGACAACTGGTTGATGTTTTCTACTacaggatttctgggtttatgtgtgaagaaaactgtgtttacaggttatgagttggtgatgctgttacGCTCTGTTGTTGGGAAAATGTGTAGGTTTCTTTGACAATGTGAATAGTCATTTCCTGTGTTGAAACTAGTGTAACTTCTTTCCACAGCTATGGATGGctaactttatggtctttttacagcacctctggaacCTGTCAACCTGCGCCTGACCACCAGCattgtccatgtgtgttgctaatgtttgttttttctaagagtgcatgtagaggattcagcacagacgtagaagtaacatgagaaagcaaataagagatgcagtgtttatggaatagtttaatatggaGCTCATTAGCTGGTCACTATTGAGCTCCTAGTGATAAATGCgtggagtgactttgcttaagggaagtcaccgaTTACATTAATGTTGACTGAGTACATGGGATCATCCATGACTGGGGCGAATTATGGCAATAATTGTAGTTTActgatttgagaaaacctgcacatgatactttTCTTGCTGATGCTGAATGCTTTATTACTCTTGTGATACAATTGTTTATAAGCGTGAAGGTTGATTTCACTTCCAGATCTTGTTTTACAGGTGTGTATGCAGGTTCCAGGCAGAGCCAGGTTTTAAGTAAActtaaatatgcaaaacacagtaacatcttttattgcaggGTTACGGAGCTACTCCGGTGGAGATGccctgatgttgcctgggacATGATCTAGCTAACCTTTTTCTTTATGACAGAAATctaggtttgatgagttgactcatgggactgtccatgcgtcaagaggTGGGGTCCAGAATTAACATGAAACAATGTTTTCTATGATTTTTGCAGTGATTTGTGGGATTAACAGTTCGTTAATGGGTATTAAACCTATACAAGTGGTGCATCCATGTtcagatgaggctttgatggcCTATAAGTGATGTTTactgaactaaagaatgtggtttgatgatggGTGACATGCTTTCCAAATAGAGGTTTTTCCTCCTAGCAAAgaaatacaggtgcagcagtcagAGTACTGCTGAAAGGAATCTCCTGAGGAATCTTCAGAGGCCCAGTGAGAAACAAGAAccattccaggcatagctgatagcccaggcagtggttgaggtcaaaggtcgagctgtGTGGGGCCCATCAGGAGATCAGATTTCGGAGCCACAACAAGGACCacgaagctgcgttggaatgagagctgtgccaagggggctttccagaggccaacagaggagattgtggacaaCAGATgggcacctgaaggatgaggggagcgtgccaagctctaTCGACAGCGCAGAGGGAGTTCAAGGAcggcatcatgattctgtgaaaagcacaggaaccagaagctatggtggtgatgacagcagtttcttatgaacatcacctaatgctgtgtcactatACTATGCATACGATGACACTCTGAAGACTGctgggatcataacagcagtaagataactggatccaACACCCCTTCTACAGAGGGATTTTTGCAGAGATGAATGGACAGGACGAaggcctgaagtgaggtgatgggggttggtAGAGGCCATAAAACAGGAGTGCTGAAGAGGCCTGCAGCTTTGGAGATAGCTGAAAGCCTCATtatcaaacaacaaaaaccaccTGGTATCTTTGAATGTCTATCCTACATACATTTGAACTCTGGtcctatggacagtgatgggAACAACT
The Pelmatolapia mariae isolate MD_Pm_ZW unplaced genomic scaffold, Pm_UMD_F_2 NODE_ptg000135l+_length_31495_cov_1, whole genome shotgun sequence DNA segment above includes these coding regions:
- the LOC134622674 gene encoding protein NLRC3-like; the protein is MLVVRRRLTGSREEELARVRSAFVSRVSAEILTQLLEALVSDGVLNELEKESTLEENSVRADKARCTIDTVRKKGDRACKIMIRHLQRIDPFLFSQLRLYSDPSAQQEALQNCQPFLKSKLKKKFQCVFEGIAKAGNPTLLNQIYTELYITGGGIAEISDQHEIRQIEIAFKKADRSERVIRREDIFKPSPGRDEPIRTVLTKGVAGIGKTVLTQKSTLDWAEDKANQDIQFMFPFTFRELNVLKEEKFSLVELVHHFFNETKEAGICNFEDFQVVFIFDGLDECRLPLDFHKTKILSDPRKSTSVDVLLINLIRANLLPSARLWITTRPAAANQISPECVDMVTEVRGFTDPQKEEYFRKRFCANKHVSRIISHIKTSQSLRIMCHIPVFCWITATVLEDVLKTREGGQLPTTLTEMYIYFLVVQAKVKKVKYDGGAVTDPHWDPESRKMIKSLGKLAFDQLQKGNLIFYESDLTKCGIDIRAASVYSGVFTQIFKEERGLYQDKVFCFIHLSVQEFLAALHVHLTFINSGLNLLEEQTTSQNSEREESEEKYFYRSAVDKALESPNGHLDLFLRFLLGLSLQTNQTLLRGLLTQTGSSSQTNQRTGKYIKKKLSKILSAEKSINLFHCLNELNDRSLVKEIQQSLRSGSLSTDELSPAQWSALAFILLSSEKDLDVFDLKK